The genomic segment TTTGCATGGTTGCAATGGAAGCGGCGCTTACTGATTCGCTGGGAATACTACGCCACCAACTTCCTGGGTTTTGTGCAACTCGCTTGCATCGCCATGCTACTCAAGCAATTTTGAGATAGGTTCTACTTTGGTTGAAAAGAACAAACGCGGACTGCTGGAGGATACGGTGCTTGACGTTTTCTGTGAGAAATTCTCTCGATGGCTTGAAGAAAAGAGAATCCTAACCGTGGAGTCCTGAAGAGGTACACTCCGAGGCGCACCGCTCGCGCTAGGGCACTGTCACTCCCGTTGCTTGTCCCTCTCCGGCACGCC from the Nitrospirota bacterium genome contains:
- a CDS encoding DDE transposase, with translation FAWLQWKRRLLIRWEYYATNFLGFVQLACIAMLLKQF